In Flavobacterium sp. CS20, a single window of DNA contains:
- the menD gene encoding 2-succinyl-5-enolpyruvyl-6-hydroxy-3-cyclohexene-1-carboxylic-acid synthase: MKHNISSIPLAQTIVELCRKAHIKHVVISPGSRNAPLTISFATHPFFKTYSIVDERCATFFAMGMAQQLQEPTALVCTSGSAMLNYFPAVAEAFYSQIPLVVISADRPEHLIDIGDGQTIRRPYVYTNHVAYEANLKSDNRNEDNTLIQDYNSNQIFKALQTCYQQHLPVHINAPFDEPLYDKVETLSVDLNVFEFDKTNFLNQIQQNDIESFVTNWNRAQRKLIIIGVNHPDDIKIEDIEFLTKDDSVIVMTETISNLNHKTFFYSIDSIISPLELDEQKEILFEKLQPDVLLTLGGMIVSKKLKAFLRRFKPKFHYHLHPYRAFDTFFSDVIHLPYQVSDFLKTIQPKINTQSSDYFSFWNSIKQSREIQSENYINNIPFSDFWCYNHIFKSLPKDILLHLGNSSCVRYSNFFDLDTQTQVFCNRGTSGIDGSLSTAIGSSVVQNKPAYLICGDLSFLYDSNGLWNNYLPSDFKIIVINNQGGGIFRILPGDKHDDYFHTYFETQHQHTAEHLAKMYEFKYLKVENKESLEQALPEFIENKHKSILEIFTPTELNDKVLLEYFKVLKTSNSTE, encoded by the coding sequence TTGAAACACAATATATCATCTATTCCATTAGCTCAAACTATTGTAGAATTATGCCGTAAAGCCCATATAAAACACGTTGTAATTTCACCAGGTTCACGCAATGCACCTTTGACCATTAGTTTTGCTACTCATCCATTTTTTAAAACTTATAGCATTGTCGATGAGCGTTGTGCGACTTTTTTTGCAATGGGCATGGCTCAACAACTTCAAGAACCAACAGCTTTGGTTTGCACTTCAGGTTCGGCGATGTTGAATTATTTTCCTGCTGTTGCTGAAGCATTTTATAGTCAAATTCCATTAGTGGTAATTTCAGCAGACAGACCTGAACACTTGATAGATATTGGTGATGGACAAACCATTAGGCGACCTTATGTTTACACCAATCACGTAGCTTACGAAGCCAATTTAAAAAGCGATAACCGCAATGAAGACAATACGTTGATACAAGATTATAATTCTAATCAAATTTTTAAAGCTTTGCAAACTTGCTATCAACAGCATTTGCCTGTGCATATCAATGCACCATTTGATGAACCTCTTTATGATAAAGTTGAAACTTTAAGTGTTGATTTAAACGTTTTTGAATTTGATAAGACAAATTTTTTAAATCAAATACAGCAAAATGATATTGAAAGTTTTGTTACAAATTGGAATCGAGCACAGCGAAAATTAATTATAATAGGCGTCAATCATCCTGATGATATCAAAATTGAAGATATAGAGTTTTTGACCAAAGATGATTCAGTGATTGTGATGACAGAAACCATTTCTAATCTTAATCATAAAACCTTTTTTTACAGCATTGATAGTATAATTTCACCTTTGGAATTGGACGAGCAAAAAGAGATTTTATTTGAAAAATTGCAACCTGATGTATTGTTGACCTTAGGCGGAATGATAGTGTCTAAAAAACTTAAAGCTTTTTTGAGGCGTTTTAAACCAAAATTTCACTATCATCTTCATCCATATCGTGCATTTGATACGTTTTTTTCAGATGTTATTCATTTGCCCTATCAAGTTAGTGATTTTTTGAAAACGATTCAGCCTAAAATAAATACACAATCTTCAGACTATTTTTCGTTTTGGAATTCGATTAAGCAATCTCGAGAAATTCAATCTGAAAATTATATCAATAACATTCCTTTTTCTGATTTTTGGTGTTACAATCACATCTTCAAAAGTTTACCCAAAGATATTTTGCTCCATCTTGGCAATAGCTCGTGTGTGCGATATTCCAATTTTTTTGATTTAGATACGCAAACACAGGTGTTTTGCAACCGTGGTACGAGTGGCATTGATGGTTCATTATCAACTGCAATTGGGTCAAGTGTGGTTCAAAATAAACCAGCGTATTTAATTTGTGGAGATTTGAGTTTTTTATATGATTCTAATGGGTTGTGGAATAATTATTTACCTTCAGATTTTAAAATTATCGTTATCAACAATCAAGGTGGCGGCATTTTTAGAATTTTACCAGGCGATAAACACGATGATTATTTTCATACCTATTTTGAAACGCAACATCAACATACGGCAGAACATTTAGCAAAAATGTATGAGTTTAAATATTTAAAAGTTGAAAACAAAGAAAGTTTAGAACAAGCTTTGCCAGAATTTATTGAGAACAAACACAAATCAATTTTAGAAATATTCACACCTACAGAATTGAATGATAAGGTGTTGTTGGAGTATTTTAAGGTTTTAAAAACCAGTAATTCAACTGAATAA
- a CDS encoding sterol desaturase family protein, translated as MPKVTTEYQHGEARIFKNPFLESLTKTNPISNIIVYGLSIALFTYYAIAKVGLDPIVFIGLFAFGMLFWTFAEYLLHRYLFHWINDNKFVQRFHFIMHGSHHKFPRDEARLLMPPVPGLIMASLLFGLFYLIFWIFQIPDLCFGFFPGFFSGYLMYSFVHRAIHVNKPPKRFKHIWLHHNIHHFKYPDKAFGVSNTFWDKVFGTMPPKK; from the coding sequence ATGCCAAAAGTAACCACAGAATATCAGCATGGTGAGGCGAGGATTTTTAAAAATCCTTTTTTAGAAAGTTTGACCAAAACAAACCCTATTTCAAATATTATTGTTTACGGTTTGAGTATTGCGTTGTTTACTTATTATGCAATAGCTAAAGTTGGTTTAGATCCCATAGTTTTTATTGGGCTTTTTGCCTTTGGAATGTTATTTTGGACTTTTGCAGAATATTTGTTGCACAGGTATTTATTTCATTGGATAAATGATAATAAGTTCGTCCAGCGTTTTCATTTTATCATGCATGGTTCTCATCACAAATTTCCAAGAGACGAAGCAAGATTGCTCATGCCACCTGTGCCAGGTTTGATTATGGCAAGTTTGTTGTTCGGTTTGTTTTATCTCATATTTTGGATATTTCAGATTCCAGATTTATGTTTTGGTTTTTTTCCTGGTTTTTTTTCTGGCTATTTGATGTATTCTTTTGTTCATCGTGCTATACATGTAAATAAACCACCTAAACGGTTTAAACACATTTGGTTACATCACAACATCCACCATTTTAAATATCCCGATAAAGCTTTTGGCGTATCCAATACGTTTTGGGATAAAGTTTTTGGAACGATGCCACCAAAAAAATAG
- the recG gene encoding ATP-dependent DNA helicase RecG, whose amino-acid sequence MLSHQLNTPITYLKGVGPQKAKILEEELSIKTYADLIEYFPFRYIDRTQFYKIKDLKNSLAEIQIVGVITEIRMVSQRRGKRLVASFEDQTGQMELVWFKKQKWIRENLKINAPYVIFGKLNFFNGQFSMIHPEMELYKEFKKDFNVKLQPVYSSTEKLTKNNLGNRFFNRMLKQLFTELQSPFQEILPQNIVEELKLISPSKAYFNIHFPQSNELLSKAQFRLKWEEFFFIQLQLVRKNLFHKHKIKSFKFKQIGDYFNTFYNNILPFELTNAQKKVLKQIRNDLGRTAHMNRLLQGDVGSGKTIVGFMSMLIALDNGFQTCMMAPTEILAKQHYQTIAEYCDQLGISISLLTGSTTAKQRKDIHQNLENGNLHILVGTHALIEDKVKFHNLGFAIIDEQHRFGVAQRAKLWKKNDLPPNVLVMTATPIPRTLAMSLYGDLDISVIDELPPGRKTVKTVHRYDANRLKVFQFLKNEISKGRQVYIVYPLIEESENFDYKDLMDGYESISREFPKPNYQISIVYGKMKPEDKAAEMQRFVNGETQIMVATTVIEVGVNIPNASVMVIESAERFGLSQLHQLRGRVGRGAEQSYCILMTGHKLSDDAKTRLQTMTQTNDGFQIAEVDLKLRDSGDLMGTQQSGLLNLKIADVVKDSSILESARHHAIRLLKKDPNLEKPEHTLLKKEFIKLTQDKFKWNYIS is encoded by the coding sequence ATGCTTAGTCATCAACTCAACACACCAATTACCTACCTTAAAGGCGTAGGTCCTCAAAAAGCTAAAATTTTAGAGGAAGAACTCAGCATAAAAACTTATGCAGATTTAATTGAATATTTCCCGTTTAGATATATAGACAGAACTCAGTTTTACAAGATAAAAGATCTCAAAAATAGTCTTGCCGAAATTCAAATTGTTGGGGTTATTACAGAAATACGGATGGTTTCTCAACGCCGTGGCAAAAGGTTAGTAGCATCTTTTGAAGACCAAACAGGGCAAATGGAATTGGTGTGGTTTAAAAAACAAAAATGGATAAGAGAAAATTTGAAGATAAATGCTCCCTACGTCATATTTGGAAAATTAAATTTCTTTAACGGTCAGTTTAGTATGATTCATCCAGAAATGGAGTTATATAAAGAATTTAAAAAAGATTTTAATGTAAAACTTCAACCGGTTTATTCTAGCACTGAAAAATTGACTAAGAACAACCTCGGCAATCGCTTTTTTAACAGAATGCTGAAGCAACTTTTTACTGAATTACAATCTCCGTTTCAAGAAATTTTACCACAAAATATTGTAGAAGAATTGAAATTAATTTCACCTTCGAAAGCCTATTTTAATATCCATTTTCCACAATCTAATGAGCTTCTTTCAAAAGCTCAATTTAGACTGAAATGGGAAGAATTTTTCTTTATTCAATTGCAACTGGTAAGAAAGAATCTATTTCATAAACATAAGATCAAAAGTTTTAAATTTAAGCAAATTGGAGATTATTTCAATACATTTTATAACAACATTCTCCCGTTTGAATTGACAAATGCTCAAAAAAAAGTCCTCAAACAAATTAGAAATGATTTAGGACGAACAGCTCACATGAACAGACTTTTACAAGGTGATGTGGGTTCAGGAAAAACCATCGTAGGATTTATGAGCATGTTGATTGCCTTAGATAATGGATTTCAGACGTGTATGATGGCTCCGACTGAAATTTTAGCCAAACAACACTACCAAACTATTGCCGAATATTGTGATCAACTTGGTATTAGTATTAGCCTTTTAACTGGTTCAACTACTGCCAAACAACGCAAAGATATTCATCAAAATCTTGAAAATGGCAACCTACATATTTTGGTCGGCACACATGCTTTGATTGAAGATAAAGTTAAATTTCATAACCTCGGTTTTGCTATTATAGACGAGCAACACCGCTTTGGCGTTGCTCAACGGGCTAAATTATGGAAGAAAAACGATTTGCCACCCAATGTTTTGGTTATGACGGCTACGCCAATACCTAGAACTTTAGCGATGAGTTTGTATGGCGATTTGGACATTTCAGTCATCGATGAGTTGCCACCTGGAAGAAAAACCGTTAAAACGGTTCACCGCTATGATGCCAATCGACTTAAAGTTTTTCAGTTTCTCAAAAATGAAATCTCCAAAGGTCGTCAAGTTTATATTGTTTATCCATTGATTGAAGAATCTGAAAATTTTGATTACAAAGATTTGATGGATGGTTATGAAAGTATATCAAGAGAGTTTCCTAAACCAAATTACCAAATTTCAATTGTTTACGGCAAAATGAAACCCGAAGACAAAGCGGCTGAAATGCAAAGATTTGTCAATGGCGAAACTCAAATTATGGTGGCGACAACGGTTATAGAAGTTGGCGTTAATATACCAAATGCATCGGTAATGGTAATTGAAAGTGCAGAGCGTTTTGGTTTGTCACAACTACATCAATTGCGCGGTAGAGTTGGGCGAGGTGCTGAGCAAAGCTATTGTATTTTGATGACAGGTCACAAACTTAGCGACGATGCAAAAACCCGACTACAAACAATGACCCAAACCAACGATGGATTTCAAATTGCGGAAGTTGATTTAAAACTACGTGATTCTGGTGATTTGATGGGAACGCAACAAAGCGGTTTACTCAATTTAAAAATAGCAGATGTTGTAAAAGACAGTAGCATTCTTGAAAGTGCAAGACATCACGCCATAAGGTTATTAAAAAAAGATCCTAACTTAGAAAAACCCGAACATACGCTTCTTAAAAAAGAATTCATAAAGCTTACACAAGATAAATTTAAGTGGAACTATATCAGTTGA
- a CDS encoding transporter → MKTTFSILCFLCVNLFFGQYTETINSNRPGASFGAYSVGTNVIQVEGGIGLGNDEHDLLKTDTDLFFIDYALRYGLILEELELILEGRFAFADETNMISNITQSFSFSDFQTNTLGAKYLVYDPHKKRQKEGPNLYSYHANHSFQWKDLIPAVSVYAGANLLFGDNPFMFPDEPNISSKLGVSAQSNLDRTVLVINIIADKVETDFPSYSGIFTVTHALNRRYSIFGEFETTNSDFYSDELIRAGGAYLFNKDLQLDVFGLINFKDTPQRWLAGIGLSYRFDQFHEDKYLDMKDDELEKEKDKPTKTIDFN, encoded by the coding sequence ATGAAAACCACATTTTCAATTTTGTGTTTCCTTTGTGTTAATTTGTTTTTTGGGCAATACACTGAAACTATCAACTCAAATCGTCCTGGAGCTTCTTTTGGAGCCTATAGCGTAGGAACAAATGTGATACAAGTTGAAGGTGGAATAGGTCTGGGCAATGACGAACACGATTTGCTTAAAACGGACACAGATTTATTTTTTATCGATTATGCACTTCGTTACGGTTTAATTTTAGAAGAACTCGAGCTCATTTTAGAAGGTCGTTTTGCTTTTGCTGATGAAACTAATATGATAAGCAATATAACCCAAAGTTTTTCATTTTCTGATTTTCAAACCAATACTCTCGGTGCAAAATACTTGGTTTACGATCCACACAAAAAAAGACAAAAAGAAGGACCAAATCTGTATAGCTATCATGCTAATCATAGTTTTCAATGGAAAGATTTGATACCTGCCGTTTCTGTTTATGCTGGAGCCAATTTGCTGTTCGGTGACAATCCTTTTATGTTTCCAGATGAGCCTAACATATCATCTAAACTTGGAGTATCTGCACAAAGCAATCTCGATAGAACAGTTTTGGTAATAAACATTATAGCTGATAAAGTTGAAACTGATTTTCCGAGTTATAGTGGAATATTTACAGTAACTCACGCATTAAATAGAAGATATTCAATTTTTGGAGAATTTGAAACTACTAACAGTGATTTTTACAGTGATGAATTAATTAGAGCTGGTGGTGCATATTTATTTAATAAAGACCTCCAATTGGATGTTTTTGGGCTGATCAATTTTAAAGACACACCTCAACGTTGGCTTGCAGGAATTGGTTTGTCTTATCGATTTGATCAATTTCACGAGGATAAATACTTAGATATGAAAGATGATGAGCTGGAAAAAGAGAAAGATAAACCCACAAAAACCATTGATTTCAACTGA
- a CDS encoding cysteine dioxygenase family protein: MHNLIKKLVHLNEKDVNKSSLVKILESEDIDVSRYKIDANQTTRGYHRIPILNDFVVAYLMIWPASVSSSIHQHKNIKGVIKVLDGKIEEHEYKFDDNQKLLERKSVKTYRENDIIYENKDAIHQVFNTSKTQTVCTMHIYYPPSQNLNGSVLFDPNKGIIATLSDLAFSYSWNQPKEAFSKIDSTGFIYKT; the protein is encoded by the coding sequence ATGCACAATTTAATTAAAAAATTAGTTCATCTAAATGAGAAAGATGTCAACAAATCAAGTTTAGTTAAAATACTTGAAAGTGAAGATATTGACGTTTCAAGATACAAGATTGACGCCAATCAAACCACTAGAGGCTATCACAGAATACCGATTTTAAATGATTTTGTAGTCGCTTATTTAATGATTTGGCCAGCATCAGTATCTTCAAGTATTCATCAGCACAAAAACATTAAAGGCGTCATTAAAGTTTTAGATGGTAAAATTGAAGAGCACGAATACAAATTTGATGATAATCAAAAACTATTAGAACGAAAATCTGTTAAAACCTATCGAGAAAACGATATTATTTACGAAAACAAAGACGCTATACATCAAGTTTTTAATACATCAAAAACGCAAACCGTATGCACAATGCACATTTATTATCCACCATCTCAAAACCTTAACGGCAGTGTTTTATTTGACCCAAACAAAGGAATCATAGCCACTTTGAGCGATTTAGCCTTTTCCTATAGTTGGAATCAACCCAAAGAAGCATTTTCAAAAATTGACAGTACAGGTTTTATCTACAAAACTTAA
- a CDS encoding FAD/NAD(P)-binding protein has protein sequence MMKKIGVIGAGFSGMMTAIHLAKNSHRETRIYLMDKQQNLAKGTAYNSYSKHHLLNVKTKKMSAFPKEPNHFLNWVIKQNIFPNTNENLIAESFLPRQIYGDYLCSIYESYSTNPHVKITHINHTVEDLENENEIIKLKLDNKQILEVDQCVIATGNLAPKHPKYISKEVIKSSKYFQNPWQKQSVTNIDKNLPVLIIGNGLTMVDTVVGLLENGFDNQIYAISPNGFNLIPHRKNVYDYPDFVNQLKDDMSLLDILSLFNKHRKKLRNLGISAEVIVDSLRSKSQSIWQSFSDKEKFIFLRRLRHLWGVARHRLPLQIHDKIQQLKIDGILNVISGQITDIDLNQSQVNVKFYDKAKADFKAINVSRIINCTGPSLDLSKTKNNFLKHCFQKGIISQDRFKLGIKTHTPTYQTINQNSQINEHIFTIGPNLKGDLWESTAVNELRNQALELSHILIKKQKSYAQFN, from the coding sequence ATGATGAAAAAAATTGGCGTCATAGGAGCAGGTTTCTCAGGAATGATGACAGCCATTCATTTGGCTAAAAATTCGCATAGAGAAACTCGCATTTATCTTATGGATAAACAACAAAATTTAGCAAAAGGCACAGCCTACAATTCTTATTCAAAACATCATCTTCTTAATGTGAAAACTAAAAAGATGAGTGCTTTTCCTAAAGAACCAAATCATTTTTTGAATTGGGTAATCAAGCAAAATATTTTTCCAAATACAAACGAAAATTTGATAGCAGAGTCTTTCTTGCCTAGACAAATTTATGGAGATTATTTATGTAGCATTTATGAATCTTACTCTACAAATCCTCATGTAAAAATAACTCATATCAACCATACAGTTGAAGATTTAGAAAATGAAAATGAGATAATAAAATTAAAACTTGACAATAAACAAATTCTTGAAGTTGACCAATGCGTAATAGCAACTGGCAATTTAGCTCCAAAACATCCTAAATATATATCTAAAGAAGTTATAAAATCATCAAAATACTTTCAAAATCCGTGGCAAAAACAATCGGTTACAAATATTGATAAAAACCTACCTGTTTTGATTATTGGTAATGGGCTAACAATGGTAGATACCGTGGTTGGTCTTTTAGAAAATGGGTTTGACAATCAAATTTATGCCATCTCGCCAAACGGTTTCAATCTGATTCCACATCGAAAAAATGTTTATGATTACCCTGATTTTGTCAATCAATTGAAAGACGATATGAGTTTGTTAGATATTCTTAGTTTGTTCAATAAACATCGTAAAAAACTGAGAAATCTTGGTATTTCTGCTGAAGTCATCGTCGATTCTCTGAGGTCAAAATCACAATCCATTTGGCAGAGTTTTTCCGATAAAGAAAAGTTCATTTTTTTAAGACGGCTTAGACATCTTTGGGGTGTTGCAAGACACAGACTGCCACTGCAAATACACGATAAAATTCAACAACTAAAAATCGATGGTATTTTAAATGTCATATCGGGTCAGATTACAGATATAGATTTAAATCAATCTCAAGTCAATGTCAAATTTTACGATAAAGCTAAAGCCGATTTTAAGGCAATCAACGTTTCAAGAATAATCAATTGCACAGGACCAAGTTTGGATTTATCTAAAACCAAAAACAATTTTTTAAAGCACTGTTTTCAAAAAGGAATCATAAGCCAAGACCGTTTTAAACTGGGCATAAAAACGCATACACCAACCTATCAAACCATAAATCAAAACAGTCAAATTAACGAACATATTTTTACTATAGGTCCAAACTTAAAAGGAGACCTTTGGGAAAGCACAGCTGTGAACGAATTGAGAAATCAAGCTTTAGAATTATCTCATATATTAATAAAAAAACAAAAAAGCTATGCACAATTTAATTAA
- a CDS encoding sulfite exporter TauE/SafE family protein produces MKKIKTIHVSIAIITLKILLIVLILSVYLPKASESDLLFDSTFFWFLLAGFLAQMVDGALGMAYGVTSNSVLLGFGLSPRLASATVHTAEVFTTGVSGLSHIRVGNFDLKLFLNLFVPGVISASAGAFLLGSIIEGKVIKPFIAAYLIILGVFILSKVFKKKPKIKENLKFAPVYALFGGFLDAIGGGGWGPIVTSNLIRQGNTPNIVIGTVNTAEFFVTFFSAGILIYFTGIQSWQIILGLIIGGTLAAPIGAIITKKIPHKSMMIIVGCMIILTSSYTLIKALFL; encoded by the coding sequence ATGAAAAAGATCAAAACCATTCACGTTTCTATAGCCATCATCACACTTAAAATTTTGCTTATTGTTTTAATTCTAAGTGTCTATTTACCAAAAGCTTCAGAATCAGATTTGCTGTTTGATTCTACTTTCTTTTGGTTTCTTTTGGCTGGTTTTCTTGCCCAAATGGTCGATGGTGCTTTAGGTATGGCTTATGGCGTCACTTCAAATTCAGTATTGTTAGGTTTTGGTCTGTCACCGAGACTGGCTTCAGCGACGGTTCATACGGCTGAAGTCTTTACCACAGGAGTTTCAGGCTTATCTCACATTAGAGTAGGTAATTTTGACTTAAAATTATTTTTAAATCTTTTTGTTCCAGGAGTTATTTCAGCAAGTGCTGGTGCATTTTTATTAGGCTCTATTATTGAAGGTAAAGTGATAAAACCATTTATTGCGGCATATCTTATCATTTTAGGTGTTTTTATCTTGTCAAAAGTTTTTAAAAAGAAACCTAAAATTAAGGAAAACCTCAAGTTTGCACCTGTTTATGCTTTATTTGGTGGGTTTCTTGATGCTATAGGTGGTGGTGGTTGGGGTCCAATTGTTACTTCAAACCTGATTAGACAAGGCAATACGCCAAACATCGTGATTGGCACTGTAAATACCGCAGAGTTTTTTGTCACTTTTTTTAGTGCAGGAATTTTAATTTATTTTACAGGAATACAGAGTTGGCAAATTATTCTCGGTTTAATCATTGGCGGTACATTAGCTGCACCAATCGGAGCTATCATCACTAAAAAAATACCCCATAAATCAATGATGATTATTGTAGGTTGTATGATTATTTTAACCTCATCATATACCTTAATAAAAGCTTTATTTTTATAA
- a CDS encoding DUF2490 domain-containing protein encodes MIIICFSTQVSAQKHVETQSLYWTRYYLKSDINESYGINQEFEERVFWFPWRQHQFLSRTRLERKLGKGWKAEVGFTYFLQTLPHDPNIEDTNNRTELRPQLGLSYKQTLSPKFSLHHRYWNEFRFMEQPEDSFEYRNLRVRYKIEVRYNVTEKMILKLFDEIHLNFGDDVVLNTFDQNRIGGSILYNLTNNFGVELGYFNWFQQRSSGVDYFNRNIVRLTFRHKLNLFNT; translated from the coding sequence TTGATAATAATTTGTTTTTCAACACAAGTCTCAGCTCAAAAACACGTTGAAACCCAAAGTTTATATTGGACAAGATATTATCTCAAATCAGACATCAACGAAAGCTATGGAATCAACCAAGAATTTGAAGAAAGAGTGTTTTGGTTTCCTTGGCGTCAGCATCAATTTTTATCAAGAACACGGCTTGAGAGAAAACTGGGCAAAGGTTGGAAAGCCGAAGTGGGTTTTACTTATTTTCTTCAAACTTTACCTCACGACCCAAATATTGAAGACACCAACAACAGAACAGAACTTAGACCACAGTTGGGTTTAAGTTATAAGCAAACTCTTTCTCCCAAGTTTTCACTTCATCATCGGTATTGGAATGAATTCAGATTTATGGAACAACCCGAAGATTCTTTTGAATACAGAAATCTAAGAGTTCGATACAAAATAGAAGTGAGATATAATGTGACAGAAAAAATGATTTTAAAGTTATTTGATGAAATTCATCTCAACTTTGGAGATGATGTTGTACTCAACACGTTTGATCAAAACCGAATTGGCGGAAGTATTCTATATAATTTAACAAACAACTTTGGTGTTGAATTAGGCTACTTCAATTGGTTTCAACAACGCAGTTCGGGTGTAGATTACTTCAACCGAAACATTGTCAGATTGACTTTTAGGCACAAACTCAATTTATTTAATACTTAA
- a CDS encoding Rrf2 family transcriptional regulator — translation MLSKKTKYAINALVYIAKNIDNQPVAASDISENQNIPLKFLETILTELRNARILRSKKGKYGGYLLNESPDKINLAKIVRLFDGAIALLPCVTYNYYEKCEECIDEETCGIRQVVMEIRNTTVQQLKSATLTSIVEREKNK, via the coding sequence ATGCTTTCAAAAAAAACAAAATACGCCATCAATGCCTTAGTCTATATAGCTAAAAATATTGACAATCAACCTGTTGCAGCATCAGATATTTCTGAAAATCAAAATATTCCTCTCAAATTTTTAGAAACTATTCTGACGGAGTTGAGAAATGCACGAATTCTTAGAAGCAAAAAAGGAAAATATGGTGGTTATCTTTTAAATGAAAGTCCTGACAAAATCAATTTAGCAAAAATTGTAAGACTTTTTGACGGTGCTATTGCTCTTTTGCCTTGCGTGACTTACAACTATTACGAAAAATGTGAAGAATGTATTGACGAAGAAACCTGTGGCATTAGACAAGTGGTGATGGAAATTAGAAATACAACGGTTCAACAATTAAAATCTGCAACACTTACCAGTATTGTCGAAAGAGAAAAAAACAAATAA
- a CDS encoding type II toxin-antitoxin system YafQ family toxin: protein MLKKLQKGGLSEIPKTMRPHRLKGVYKNNWECHIKPDLLIIWFQIDKHQVIRLIRIGSHSELFQ from the coding sequence GTGTTGAAAAAACTTCAAAAAGGAGGTCTTTCTGAAATCCCAAAAACAATGCGACCTCATCGACTGAAAGGCGTTTATAAAAACAATTGGGAATGTCATATTAAACCAGATTTATTGATCATTTGGTTTCAAATTGATAAGCATCAAGTGATACGATTAATCCGAATCGGTTCACATTCAGAATTGTTTCAATAA
- a CDS encoding PLP-dependent cysteine synthase family protein: MQYAKNILETIGNTPLVKLNTIVSDIDALVLGKYETFNPGNSVKDRMALQMIEDAEADGRLKPGGTIIEGTSGNTGMGLALVAIVKGYKVICVLSDKQSQEKMNILKAVGCEVHVCPTDVAPDDPESYYSTSARLARETPNSWYVNQYDNPSNCKAHFKTTGPEIWEQTDGKITHFVVGVGTGGTISGVGSYLKLKNPNIKVWGIDTYGSVFKKYHETGIFDENEIYPYVTEGIGEDILPKNVRFEIIDGFTKVTDKDAAIYTRKLAKEEGMFLGNSAGATVKGLLQLKEHFKKDDVVVVLFHDHGSRYVGKMYNDEWMKEKGYLE, encoded by the coding sequence ATGCAATACGCCAAAAATATCTTAGAAACGATTGGAAATACGCCTTTAGTCAAGCTCAATACTATTGTATCAGATATTGATGCTTTAGTTTTAGGCAAATACGAAACCTTTAACCCAGGTAACTCTGTTAAAGACCGCATGGCTTTACAAATGATAGAAGACGCCGAAGCCGATGGTCGTCTCAAACCTGGCGGCACAATCATTGAAGGTACTTCAGGCAATACAGGAATGGGTTTAGCTTTAGTCGCCATAGTGAAAGGCTATAAAGTGATTTGCGTGCTGAGTGACAAGCAAAGCCAAGAAAAAATGAATATTCTCAAAGCCGTTGGATGTGAAGTCCACGTTTGTCCAACAGACGTTGCACCAGACGACCCAGAGTCTTATTATTCTACTTCAGCAAGATTAGCAAGAGAAACACCAAACTCTTGGTATGTCAATCAATATGATAATCCGTCTAATTGTAAAGCTCATTTCAAAACCACTGGACCAGAAATTTGGGAACAAACCGATGGCAAAATCACGCATTTTGTTGTTGGTGTTGGTACAGGCGGAACTATTTCAGGTGTTGGTAGTTATCTTAAATTAAAAAATCCAAATATTAAAGTTTGGGGAATTGATACGTATGGCTCGGTGTTTAAAAAATATCACGAGACGGGAATTTTTGACGAAAATGAAATTTATCCCTACGTTACCGAAGGCATTGGCGAAGATATTCTCCCTAAAAATGTGCGTTTTGAAATCATTGATGGTTTTACTAAAGTCACCGATAAAGATGCGGCAATTTACACGCGAAAACTGGCAAAAGAAGAAGGAATGTTTCTCGGAAATTCTGCTGGAGCGACGGTTAAAGGCTTGCTTCAACTAAAAGAACATTTCAAAAAAGATGATGTAGTCGTTGTCCTCTTTCACGACCATGGCAGTCGATATGTCGGTAAAATGTATAATGATGAGTGGATGAAGGAAAAAGGGTATTTGGAGTAG